The Tolypothrix sp. PCC 7712 region TGGTAAAGTTAATGCTCAAAGTCCTCAACCAGTAAATAATGATGAGGTTAATAATTATGCTCAAGCCGTACTAGCAATGGAACCGGCTCGTCAACAAGCCTTTGACGAAATTAAAAAAATTATCGGTGGAAGTGAAATTCCTAAGATAATTTGTAATGACTCCAAAACTATCAGTGGTCTGCCAAAAAAAGCGCAAGATGTTGCAGTAAATTACTGTACTCGCTCTCAAAAAATAGTTGAAGATAATGGGTTGACTATTACACGTTTCAACCAAATTACTGTCAATATCCAAAGCGACGAAAACTTAAAACTGAAAATTTACAATCGATTATTAACTATCCAAAATTCTGCCAAACCTCGCTAAAGACAAATTCATTAATCCTCAACAATAGCAAATGCCAAATTCATAATTATGCAAA contains the following coding sequences:
- a CDS encoding DUF4168 domain-containing protein: MKNIADFCFPVSWQKMLSQSLSYSAIATASLVASVLIVSGKVNAQSPQPVNNDEVNNYAQAVLAMEPARQQAFDEIKKIIGGSEIPKIICNDSKTISGLPKKAQDVAVNYCTRSQKIVEDNGLTITRFNQITVNIQSDENLKLKIYNRLLTIQNSAKPR